Proteins encoded in a region of the Sphingopyxis sp. OAS728 genome:
- the rhaI gene encoding L-rhamnose catabolism isomerase: MAGDLPLAQDEIERLNAGLTDALDDDYGSLGRQLGRRGIDIDGVKAKVAGFSVAVPSWGAGRGGTRFAKFPIAGEPTNIHEKLEDCAVIQQLGRATPRVSPHFPWDKVSDYRALREEAASLGLAFDAVNSNTFQDQPGQAVSYATGSLSSTRADVREQAIAHNIECIEIGKQLGVTDLTVWVGDGTNFPGQQDLGRSLDRYLDAAAEVYAALPADWRMLIEHKMFEPAFYSTVISDWGSSILVAQELGDQAKCLVDLGHHAPNVNIEQIVARLHRFGKLGGFHFNDSKYGDDDLDSGSINPHQLFLVFNELIEAEMNPRGDFRPAYMIDQSHNVTDPIESMLSSAEAIVAAYAKALLVDREALLAAQEANDTMMAFQALRAAYRTDVTPILAAARAEAGGAIDTIAAYRASGWRDRKAQERKAAGAAAGIV, translated from the coding sequence ATGGCTGGCGACCTGCCGCTCGCACAGGATGAAATCGAGCGGCTGAACGCCGGTCTGACCGACGCGCTCGACGATGATTATGGCAGCCTCGGCCGCCAGCTTGGCCGGCGCGGCATCGACATCGATGGCGTGAAGGCAAAGGTCGCGGGCTTTTCGGTCGCGGTGCCGAGCTGGGGTGCGGGGCGCGGCGGCACGCGCTTCGCCAAATTCCCGATCGCGGGCGAGCCGACGAACATCCATGAAAAGCTCGAGGATTGCGCGGTCATCCAGCAGCTCGGCCGCGCGACCCCGCGCGTCAGCCCGCATTTCCCGTGGGACAAGGTCAGCGACTATCGCGCGCTACGCGAAGAGGCTGCGTCGCTCGGGCTCGCTTTCGACGCGGTGAACAGCAACACATTCCAGGACCAGCCGGGGCAGGCGGTGAGCTATGCGACCGGCTCGCTGTCTTCGACCCGCGCCGATGTGCGCGAGCAGGCGATTGCGCACAACATCGAATGTATCGAGATCGGGAAGCAGCTGGGCGTGACCGACCTCACCGTCTGGGTCGGCGACGGCACCAATTTCCCGGGGCAACAGGATCTGGGGCGTTCGCTGGACCGCTATCTCGATGCGGCGGCTGAGGTCTACGCCGCACTCCCCGCCGACTGGCGGATGTTGATCGAGCACAAGATGTTCGAGCCGGCCTTCTATTCGACCGTCATCTCGGACTGGGGCAGCTCGATCCTCGTCGCGCAGGAACTGGGCGATCAGGCGAAATGCCTCGTCGACCTCGGTCATCATGCGCCGAATGTTAACATCGAACAGATTGTCGCGCGCCTGCACCGCTTCGGAAAGCTCGGTGGGTTCCATTTCAACGACAGCAAATATGGCGACGACGATCTCGACTCGGGTTCGATCAACCCGCACCAGCTCTTCCTCGTCTTCAACGAACTGATCGAGGCCGAGATGAACCCGCGTGGGGATTTTCGTCCCGCCTACATGATCGACCAGTCACACAATGTGACCGACCCGATCGAAAGCATGCTTTCGTCGGCCGAGGCGATCGTAGCGGCCTATGCCAAGGCGCTGCTCGTCGACCGCGAGGCCTTGCTCGCGGCGCAGGAAGCAAACGACACGATGATGGCGTTTCAGGCGCTGCGTGCCGCCTATCGTACCGATGTCACCCCGATCCTTGCGGCGGCGCGCGCCGAAGCGGGTGGGGCGATCGATACGATTGCGGCCTATCGCGCGAGCGGCTGGCGGGATCGCAAGGCGCAGGAACGCAAGGCTGCGGGCGCGGCCGCAGGGATCGTCTAA
- a CDS encoding bifunctional rhamnulose-1-phosphate aldolase/short-chain dehydrogenase, producing the protein MPDLLDVPPQSNAAALLFAIPANRWSDEEAKGKSPEELLLYRSNRLGSDLTVTNFGGGNTSAKLEARDPLTGETVSVLWVKGSGGDIGSMKLDGFSTLYQDKLLGLEKLYRGLEHEDEMVGYLPHCTFALNARAASIDTPLHSYLPFAHVDHVHPDAIIALAASSEGEAATKALWNGAVGWLPWQRPGFDLGLKLRDYVATHPGLRGVMLAGHGIICWGDSAKTCYDNTIALIADAANYLNAKLAGAPAFGGEIVAARSATERGAAAAELMPKLRGLMGGRRVGHFADDAETLEFTGSRDFAKLAAIGTSCPDHFLRTKIAPLVLDPARIDDTAYLAERIEAYRGDYAAYYQRCARSNSPAMRDPNPVVVLVPGIGRMTFAGDKATARLAGEFYANAINVMRGAEAIGAYIGLDEQEAFDIEYWLLEEAKLQRMPKPKPLAGRIALVTGGAGGIGAATAERLAADDACVLLVDRDADALARVASELEGRFGHDRIRSAVCDVTDEAQVAAAFAACAREFGGLDILVANAGIASSAPIEDTTLELWQRNYDVLAQGYFLTARAAFPLMKAQEGGSIVFIGSKNGIAAATNASAYASAKAAALHLARCLALEGAPFGIRVNTVNPDAVIKGSRIWDGDWRRERAGAHGIDSGSELEEHYRNRSMLKRDVLPEDVAEAVYFLSCDMSAKSTGNMINVDAGNAQAFTR; encoded by the coding sequence GGCGGCAACACCTCGGCAAAGCTCGAGGCGCGCGACCCGTTGACCGGCGAAACTGTTTCCGTCCTTTGGGTGAAGGGGTCGGGCGGCGATATCGGTTCGATGAAGCTCGACGGCTTTTCGACGCTCTATCAGGACAAGCTTCTCGGGCTCGAGAAGCTTTACCGCGGGCTTGAGCATGAAGACGAGATGGTCGGTTATCTGCCGCACTGCACCTTCGCGCTTAATGCGCGCGCGGCGTCGATCGACACCCCGCTCCATAGCTATCTGCCCTTTGCCCACGTCGACCATGTCCATCCCGATGCGATTATTGCGCTCGCGGCATCGAGCGAAGGCGAGGCTGCGACCAAGGCGCTCTGGAACGGAGCAGTCGGCTGGCTGCCATGGCAGCGTCCGGGCTTCGACCTCGGGCTGAAGCTGCGCGATTATGTCGCGACGCATCCTGGTCTGCGCGGCGTGATGCTCGCGGGGCACGGGATCATCTGCTGGGGCGACAGCGCCAAGACTTGCTATGACAATACGATCGCGCTGATCGCCGACGCGGCGAATTATCTGAACGCAAAGCTTGCCGGTGCGCCGGCGTTCGGAGGCGAGATTGTCGCGGCGCGTTCTGCGACGGAGCGCGGCGCCGCCGCGGCGGAACTGATGCCGAAGCTGCGCGGGCTGATGGGCGGGCGCCGCGTCGGGCATTTCGCCGACGATGCCGAAACGCTCGAATTCACCGGCAGCCGCGATTTCGCGAAGCTCGCCGCGATCGGCACCTCGTGCCCCGATCATTTCCTGCGCACCAAGATCGCGCCGCTCGTCCTCGATCCGGCGCGGATCGACGACACAGCCTATCTTGCCGAGCGGATCGAGGCATATCGCGGCGACTATGCGGCCTATTACCAGCGCTGCGCACGGTCCAACTCGCCCGCGATGCGCGATCCCAATCCGGTCGTCGTGCTCGTCCCCGGCATCGGCCGCATGACCTTTGCCGGCGACAAGGCGACGGCGCGGCTTGCGGGCGAATTCTATGCGAATGCGATCAACGTGATGCGCGGCGCCGAGGCGATCGGCGCCTATATCGGGCTCGACGAACAGGAAGCGTTCGACATCGAATATTGGCTGCTGGAAGAAGCGAAGCTCCAGCGCATGCCGAAGCCCAAACCGCTCGCCGGGCGCATCGCGCTGGTCACGGGCGGCGCGGGCGGCATCGGCGCCGCAACCGCCGAGCGCCTTGCCGCCGACGATGCGTGCGTGCTGCTCGTCGACCGCGACGCCGATGCGCTGGCGAGGGTCGCGTCGGAACTCGAAGGCCGCTTCGGCCATGACCGCATCCGCTCGGCGGTGTGCGACGTCACCGACGAGGCGCAGGTCGCCGCAGCTTTTGCGGCGTGCGCGCGCGAATTCGGCGGGCTCGACATCCTCGTCGCCAATGCCGGGATCGCGTCGTCGGCGCCGATCGAGGATACGACGCTCGAACTGTGGCAGCGCAATTACGACGTGCTGGCGCAGGGCTATTTCCTCACCGCGCGCGCGGCTTTTCCGCTGATGAAGGCGCAGGAAGGCGGCTCGATCGTCTTCATCGGATCGAAGAACGGCATTGCCGCGGCGACCAATGCTTCGGCCTATGCCTCGGCGAAGGCGGCGGCGCTGCATCTCGCGCGCTGCCTCGCGCTCGAAGGCGCCCCCTTCGGCATCCGCGTCAACACGGTCAATCCCGACGCGGTGATCAAGGGGTCGCGCATCTGGGACGGCGACTGGCGCCGCGAACGCGCGGGCGCGCATGGGATCGATTCGGGTAGCGAGCTCGAGGAGCATTATCGCAACCGGTCGATGCTGAAGCGCGACGTGCTGCCCGAGGATGTCGCCGAAGCCGTCTATTTCCTCAGCTGCGATATGTCGGCAAAGTCGACGGGCAACATGATCAACGTCGACGCGGGCAACGCGCAGGCGTTTACGCGATAA